In Paenibacillus sonchi, the genomic stretch TACGCGAGCTAAGAAAAGCAAAAGGATGGACACAAGAACAACTAGCCGAAGCAGCATCGCTTCATTACAGTTACATAGGTGGAGTTGAACGAGGAGACCGTAACATTTCTTTGGAGACTCTGGAGAAAATAATTGCCGCCTTCCAAGTTCCGGCTGTAGAAATTTTTCGTTTTGAGGATGAAACTGACCGCCGCAGGGCGTTAGATGAGCATATGACTTTAATCAGTGATAGGAGTACAGAGGAAATAGCAGCAATCACTAAAATCAATCGGGAAGTGATTGCTGCTATAGATATGTCTGGAGACAAGAATACTGAATAAAATGAATTTAACACCGAAGAAGAAACAGATAGAAGCCAAAACATTATTTCGTTTTAGTCTTTTTTGCTCTCATGAGGTGAGCCAAGATGCCAGATGAACACAAGTCAGAGCTTGTAAAAAGAATCGGAGAACGCATTCGAAGATTACGTAAAGAAATGAACCTTTCGCAAGAGCAGCTTGCAGAACGGTCAGGTTTACATACGAATTATGTGGGGCAAGTTGAACGCGGAGAAAAGAACCTTACCCTTGAGACATTAGAGAAAGTGGTTGGAGGGTTAGACATATCGTTAGAAGAGTTATTCAGATACATAGGGCCATTGGAGAGACAAGACGCTCTTGGACAAATTGTAGAACTGCTTGTTGAACGTTCGGTGGAGGATCAAAATATGGCTTTGAATGTTTTGAAGACCGTTATGGAATGGGAAGAAAACAAACATTAAAAAGTCTACTGATCTACTTCACACCAAAAAGCGCCGCTTCTTTTGGAAACGACGCTCCCACATACTAGATTTTATTCTTTGGAATCAATTTTTAATTTCAGTGATTTTATTGGCGGTTACTTGTGCTGGAAATGAATCATCACTTACTGTATAGGATATTTCAATTTCATCACCTTGTTTATAATTAGAAGGTGAAACTTTATTTACCCAAATGGCCTGAGAGTATTCACTAGAATTAAGAATTTCTTTGTAATTCTTGTTCAGGTCTTGTTCTTTTAAGTGAGGTATCACCAGTATCCTTTTATTCTCTACATCTATTGTGTGTACGGTTCCAATAACTATTTCAACATCCTTATTACATGAAGTGAATAAGAACAAACAAATAAAAATTAAAATAGGAGTCCTCTTAAAGGTACTATTTTTATGAACCATGGATTTCTCCTTTGATTTTACGGGATTAATTTAAAGTTGGTTGCACTGGTAAAGCATTCAATACGTTTTGGATATACGAATATACAGCGTTCCCATTGTGGCGACCTTTATTAACTCCCATTAGTACAGTACTATAATAAGTTGGTGCACCACTGTCTCCTGGTGCAGACGTGTAGCTAGCCGACCTTAGATTATCAATACTATATGATACAGATCTACTCAATATTACACCACACGATACTGGATTAGTGGCTGATGAAGCCCCAGACATACAAACCATATTTCCTGTAAAGTCGTTTGCCTGAACAGTATCAAAATATCCTCCTCTACTGGTAGATGTATAGAGATCATTAGAATAGGACAAACTTGTTGTTCCTATCATTGCAGCATCAACACTTCCTTGATAGACTCTCGCACCCATCGCACCAACATTATTAGTGCCTTGACTGAAATTGTTCCCGGCAGTTCCACAATGGCCAGCGGTGACAATAAAGTTTGATGTAGTCAAAAATCCGATGGAACAATAACTACCTTGATTATTATTCACTATCTTAGTTCCTGCTTGGAGAGGATTATAAGTTGAATTTCTGTCAACATCATCCGAAACAACAGCAGACTTCCTTATAGACAATATGTCGGGAGCAAAGGCCTCTTCTAATGCTTTCCTTTTTGTTTCATTAAAATCCTTCACGCCCACCTGTACCTTTTGTTCTGTTAAATCCACTAACGTATCTGTAATTGTAACTCCGTTAAAATCAGTATTTATCAAAGAAATCAATTTTTCATTAAGATCGTTCAAATCTTTTTCAGAATATTTTGTAACAAAAACATTTATTAAACTGGAGTCACCATATATTTTTTTTAATTCAGATTCGTATTGGTCCCTATTTTCAATGTTTTTAATGCCGATATTCACAATCCCTCCAGATTTTTGATCAATAAAAACAAGCCCATCTCTTATATTTTTATCCAGATAATCTTTAACTAAGGGGGAGTTTTTGAGCCTGATGATTGATCCGTTGAATAAGCAGCTCTTCCTCTAATTTTGTCAACCTGACTCCAAACTTAGATTCAACCATTACATTGTGTTCTTTTGAATCTACCTTGTTGATATCTGCATTCAATCCGAATTGCTGTCTAAAAGACAATTCTTCTTTCGTATAACCATAAGATTCATATTCAGATGATGCACTTACACTTCCACAGCACAAAAATAACATAGTAGCAGTCAACATCAAAATAACTCTTCTTTTCAATCTCATAAGCCACCTCATTTAAAATATATTGTAGGCAAAGTACGACTACTTGTTAAAATTTTACTATTTTTACAAAGTAATCGCAATACAAAAAATCTAAAAATTTGAAATATTTTGAGACTTTCTTAGGCTTCTCATTCAATTGGAGTACAAGTTTGAGTGCTATTACCGCAGGTAGACTAAGAAAAGCAAGAAGCATCTCTTCGTTATATTCATAGTTGGGGTAGAGCGAGGCACAATATGAAGACTCTGGAGAAAATAATAACCGCCTTCCAAATTCCGGCTGTAGAAATTTTTCGTTTTGAGGATGAAACCGACTGCCGTAAGGCGTTAGATGAGCATATGACCTTAATAAGTGATAGGAGTACAGAGGAAATAGCAGTAATCACTGAAATCAATCGGGAAGTGATTGCTGCTATGGATATGTCTGGAATTGTAAAAAGAACTGTCCAAGTGGAAAAAGGTTAACTAATTTGCTCGAGCGCCCTGTTCTCCGAAGGATAAGTGGAAAACGGTACACTAATTCAGCTCATTTCGCTCCTGATGAGGTAATATGACCCAATTAAGTTTCCTTTTTCCACTTAAATCTCACAATTGTTGATTTTGGGGAGAAATAAGTTCCCTTTTTCCAACTAGCACTGCTCAACTGCTTCTTCGCCAGCACTAGTTGGAAAAAGGCTATCGAATCCGGCTACACCTGATGGATATAGAAGGTCTTTTTTACATACTCAATAACTTCTTCTGAAGTTTTCATAGATAGAACGGCCTCTTTAACGCTTGTTGCATGTTCATTTGTCAGCTCTTTGATTTGTGCACGTGCCGGAAGGATTGAGGTTGCACTCATGGAGAACTCATCAAGCCCTAAACTAACCAGGAGAGGAATGGCAATCGGGTCGCCTGCCATTTCTCCACACATCCCAACCCACTTTCCTTCTTTATGCGCCGCATCAATGACCATTGAAACCAGCCGTAAAATCGCTGGATTATAGGGTTGATACAAATAGGATACACGTTCATTCATACGATCGGCAGCCATGGTATATTGGATCAAATCATTGGTTCCAATGCTAAAGAAGTCAACCTCTTTGGCAAATTGATCCGCCATTACAGCTGTAGACGGAATTTCAACCATCATGCCGATTTCAATGTTATCCGCTGCTTTTACGCCACTGGCAGCAAGCTTTTCTTTTTCTTCCATAAGAATGGCTTTGGCTTCCCTGAATTCAGAAACTGTTGCAATCATAGGGAACATGATTTTCAGGTTTCCATAGCTGCCAGCACGTAATAATGCACGTAATTGTGTACGGAAAATATCCTGTTCCTCCAGGCATAAACGAATCGCTCTAAAGCCTAAAAACGGGTTCATTTCTTTCGGCAGATTTAAGTAGTGCAGCTCTTTATCTCCACCGATGTCCAGCGTACGGACAACAACCGGCTTTCCGTCCATTTTTTCAAGCACGGTTTTATAAGCATTAAATTGCTCTTCCTCTGTCGGAAGCCGGTCTCTGCCCATGTAAAGGAACTCCGTACGATACAGCCCTACCGCTTCTCCGCCATTGTCCAGCACCCCTTTAACATCAGCCGGTGTACCGATGTTTGCGGCCAGTTCGACATGCACGCCATCTTTAGTCACCGTCGGCTCATGAACTACATTCGCCCACTGTGCTCTCTGCGCTTCGTATTTTACTTTTTTCGTTTCATATAGAGCAATGACTTCTAATGACGGGTCAATGATGACTTCACCTTCCAAACCGTCAACAATGACCATCATCCCGTTTTCAATCATTGAAACAGCTTGTTTTGTACCTACGACAGCGGGGATTTCCATGGAGCGGGCCATGATCGCCGAATGGGAAGTGCGGCCCCCGATGTCTGTCGTAAAGCCTTTCACATATCGGCGGTTTAGCTGCGCAGTATCTGAAGGGGTTAAGTCCACGGCGATGATAACGACTTCTTCGGAAATCAAGCTGGGATCGGGAATTTGGACCCCTAGTAAATGCGCGGTCACACGTTTCGTTACATCACGGATGTCTTTTGCGCGTTCCCTCATATATTCGTTTTCCATGGATTCCAACATTGAAACAAACTTATCAGCCGATTCTTTCAATGCAAATTCAGCATTTACTCCTTCGGTACTAATATTATCGACAACCGGATTTAATAGTTCCGGGTCATTTAAAACCAATAACTGAGCAATGAGAATTTCCGCTTTATCAGCACCCAGCTCACGGTTTACGTGTTCTATAATTTTTTCAAGTTCTGTTTTTGACTGGATGATTGCTTGCTTTAATCGCTGTTTCTCAGCTTCCTTATCATTGACATTCTTCTTTACGATTTGAAGTTCCGGCTCCTCCAGACGGTATGCTTTGGCGATCGCTATACCGGCTGAGGCACCGATTCCTTTCAAATGATTTCGCATGGTTCGCCGAGCCCTTCCTTTTTCAAAGCTTCTTCAATCCCTTGGATCGCCTCATCCGCATCGGAACCAGCCGCAGCAATTTGAATTTGAGCTCCTTGCGGAACCCCCAAAGACATCACGCCCACAATCGATTTCAGGTTAACGGTCCGGCCGTTATATTCGATGTTCATCTCCGTATTATATTTGCTTGCAGCTTGAACTAAGATTGACGCCGGACGCGTGTGTATTCCCAACTCATCAATTACAGTAAATGTTTTTTTCACCATAGTTTCCGTCTCCTCTTTCTATACAACTCATCACTTTTTTAACTCAACTTATATATTCTTCTAAATTTAAATAGCATTTTTCCGAGCAGTACAGTTCCCGGCCCCGTTAACGCAAAGGCGATCACCGTTCCGATCCCCACGATCCCGCCGAACAAGAATCCACTGCTTAAAAAGACGGCATCTGCGCCGATTCTGCCGAAAGCATACCTCAATCCGAATTTTGACTCCATATATCGCAAAACAGCGTCTATGGCATACATGCCGTTGCCAAAATTCATCAACAATACATAAGTGATGGAGAAACAAAAGTTAGCCAGGATGACAATGACTATTTTTGTGAATAGCGATAAATCCGTCAGCTCCATATTGGCAATAAACGGATGAATCCAGTTAATCAAGGGCCCGACCAAAAAGGAATACATGACGGATGAAAAACCGATCGATTTTCGATTCAGCAATAGACCCGCAGC encodes the following:
- a CDS encoding helix-turn-helix domain-containing protein, encoding MNLPESVGNRIRELRKAKGWTQEQLAEAASLHYSYIGGVERGDRNISLETLEKIIAAFQVPAVEIFRFEDETDRRRALDEHMTLISDRSTEEIAAITKINREVIAAIDMSGDKNTE
- a CDS encoding helix-turn-helix domain-containing protein, producing MPDEHKSELVKRIGERIRRLRKEMNLSQEQLAERSGLHTNYVGQVERGEKNLTLETLEKVVGGLDISLEELFRYIGPLERQDALGQIVELLVERSVEDQNMALNVLKTVMEWEENKH
- a CDS encoding DUF3221 domain-containing protein; translated protein: MVHKNSTFKRTPILIFICLFLFTSCNKDVEIVIGTVHTIDVENKRILVIPHLKEQDLNKNYKEILNSSEYSQAIWVNKVSPSNYKQGDEIEISYTVSDDSFPAQVTANKITEIKN
- the ptsP gene encoding phosphoenolpyruvate--protein phosphotransferase; amino-acid sequence: MRNHLKGIGASAGIAIAKAYRLEEPELQIVKKNVNDKEAEKQRLKQAIIQSKTELEKIIEHVNRELGADKAEILIAQLLVLNDPELLNPVVDNISTEGVNAEFALKESADKFVSMLESMENEYMRERAKDIRDVTKRVTAHLLGVQIPDPSLISEEVVIIAVDLTPSDTAQLNRRYVKGFTTDIGGRTSHSAIMARSMEIPAVVGTKQAVSMIENGMMVIVDGLEGEVIIDPSLEVIALYETKKVKYEAQRAQWANVVHEPTVTKDGVHVELAANIGTPADVKGVLDNGGEAVGLYRTEFLYMGRDRLPTEEEQFNAYKTVLEKMDGKPVVVRTLDIGGDKELHYLNLPKEMNPFLGFRAIRLCLEEQDIFRTQLRALLRAGSYGNLKIMFPMIATVSEFREAKAILMEEKEKLAASGVKAADNIEIGMMVEIPSTAVMADQFAKEVDFFSIGTNDLIQYTMAADRMNERVSYLYQPYNPAILRLVSMVIDAAHKEGKWVGMCGEMAGDPIAIPLLVSLGLDEFSMSATSILPARAQIKELTNEHATSVKEAVLSMKTSEEVIEYVKKTFYIHQV
- a CDS encoding phosphocarrier protein HPr encodes the protein MVKKTFTVIDELGIHTRPASILVQAASKYNTEMNIEYNGRTVNLKSIVGVMSLGVPQGAQIQIAAAGSDADEAIQGIEEALKKEGLGEPCEII
- a CDS encoding YczE/YyaS/YitT family protein; the encoded protein is MRLRKFPALRKFGGRLLVVVVATALSALAVNLFIECNIGSDTLTVLLDGLHKSLGVSVGLASFCISIVFLAAGLLLNRKSIGFSSVMYSFLVGPLINWIHPFIANMELTDLSLFTKIVIVILANFCFSITYVLLMNFGNGMYAIDAVLRYMESKFGLRYAFGRIGADAVFLSSGFLFGGIVGIGTVIAFALTGPGTVLLGKMLFKFRRIYKLS